Proteins encoded by one window of Halomonas sp. SH5A2:
- a CDS encoding LuxR C-terminal-related transcriptional regulator, which yields MAVAHKFIVADDHPLFRAALTQALRQLAPQAEIVEADTMEATTEVVNRHPDADLILLDLHMPGAHGFSGLIQLRGQMPDIPVAVVSGSDEPYVVRRAIDYGASGFIPKSSSLQLIAEAVSEILQGEVWLPEALAGVLEETSEEESRFAEAIASLTPQQFRVLNMLTEGLLNKQIAYELNVSEATIKAHVTAILRKLGVHSRTQAVIAAQKLEVEPPKVES from the coding sequence ATGGCAGTAGCCCACAAGTTTATCGTCGCAGACGACCACCCGCTGTTTCGTGCAGCACTCACCCAGGCGTTGCGCCAACTGGCCCCGCAGGCAGAAATCGTGGAAGCCGATACCATGGAGGCGACAACAGAGGTGGTCAACCGACACCCGGACGCTGACCTCATTCTGCTGGATTTGCACATGCCGGGCGCCCATGGTTTTTCGGGGCTGATCCAGCTTCGTGGGCAAATGCCTGATATCCCCGTGGCAGTCGTCTCGGGCAGCGACGAGCCATATGTCGTGCGCCGTGCCATCGATTATGGCGCGTCAGGCTTTATTCCCAAATCATCGTCGCTGCAGTTGATCGCTGAAGCGGTCAGCGAGATTTTGCAAGGCGAGGTGTGGCTACCCGAGGCATTGGCGGGCGTTCTAGAAGAAACCAGCGAGGAAGAGTCGCGCTTTGCCGAAGCGATTGCGTCGCTGACGCCTCAGCAGTTCCGGGTGCTGAATATGCTTACCGAAGGTCTGCTGAATAAGCAGATTGCTTACGAGCTTAACGTATCAGAGGCGACCATCAAGGCGCATGTGACAGCCATTTTGCGTAAGCTTGGCGTACACTCGCGTACGCAAGCCGTGATTGCCGCACAGAAGCTGGAAGTCGAGCCGCCCAAAGTCGAGTCATAA